GGCGTTGTCAGCCTCACACTGAAGCGTGACCGAAATGACTGACTCGGATTTCGACCACGTCCGGGCCGAGGCCGCCGTCCGCGAACTACTGATCGCCATCGGCGAGGATCCGGATCGGGAGGGACTGCGCGAGACACCTGCCCGGGTGGCCCGCAGTTTCCACGAAGTGACCGGGGGCATGCGCCTGGAACCCAAGACGGTGCTGTCGACGACCTTCGAGGCGGATCACGACGAGATGGTTCTTGTCCGAGATATCGAAGTCTTCTCGCTGTGCGAGCACCACTTGGTTCCGTTCAGCGGAGTAGCTCATGTCGGCTACATCCCCGCGCAGGACGGCCGAGTGGCGGGACTGTCCAAGCTGGCCCGCCTGGTGGACGTCTACGCCCGGCGACTGCAGGTGCAGGAGCGGCTCACGACCCAGATCGCCGACGCCTTGGTCTCGGTCCTCGAACCGCGCGGTGTGATCGTCGTGGTCGACTGTGAACACCTGTGCATGGCGATGCGCGGAGTGCGCAAGTCGGGTGCCCGAACCCTGACGAGCGCCGTGCGCGGCCAACTGCGGGATTCGGTCAGTCGGGCCGAGGCGATGTCCCTGATCCTCAAGAACTGAGCGGGATCCTCAAACACCGGGCGGGATCCCCAAACACCGGGCGGGATCCCCAAACACCGAGCGGGATCCCCAAACACCGAGTGGGATCCCCAACACCGAGTGGGATCCTCACGAACCGAGCGGGATCCTCAGTTGCTGCGTT
The DNA window shown above is from Candidatus Nanopelagicales bacterium and carries:
- the folE gene encoding GTP cyclohydrolase I FolE, translating into MTDSDFDHVRAEAAVRELLIAIGEDPDREGLRETPARVARSFHEVTGGMRLEPKTVLSTTFEADHDEMVLVRDIEVFSLCEHHLVPFSGVAHVGYIPAQDGRVAGLSKLARLVDVYARRLQVQERLTTQIADALVSVLEPRGVIVVVDCEHLCMAMRGVRKSGARTLTSAVRGQLRDSVSRAEAMSLILKN